GGTGGTTGCGACACACGGCGGGACGTTCGATACGCACGGCGTGCCAAGTGGCGACGCGCGGCACGCGCTGCTCGAAGGTGAGTTGGGGGATTTGCTGTTTTCTGTGGTGAATCTCTGCCGCAAAGCCGGCGTGCATCCCGCACTCGCGCTCGATAAAGCGAACGCGAAGTTTCAACGGCGCTTTGAAGGGATCGAGCGCCTCGCGGCGGAACGCAGCATTGATGTGAAGACCGCCGGACTCGAGGCGTTGGACGTGCTGTGGGACGAGGTGAAGAAAGGCGAGTAAGCTCCTCAGCGCAGTTGTCGCTCCTTCCACAGCGAGTAGATGGCGGGAATCACGAGCAGCGTGAGGATGGTACTGCTCACCATCCCGCCGATCATTGGCGCCGCGATGCGTTTCATCACACTCGCGCCGGTGCCCGTGGACCACATGATTGGCAACAGGCCTGCCATGATCGCGGTGACGGTCATCATCTTCGGACGCACGCGATCGACCGCGCCTTCCATGACGGCGTCGTAGAGGTCCCGCAGCGTGAGCGGCCGTCCCGTGCTGACGCGGGCGTGCCACGCGTGATCGAGGTACAGCAACATCACCACCCCGGTCTCAGCGGCCACACCGGCCAGCGCGATGAACCCAATGGCAATAGCGACCGACCAGTTGTAGCCGAGCGCCCACACGTACCAGAGCCCGCCGACAATGGCGAACGGCAGCGAAAGCATCACGATGACGGTTTCGCCAACACGGCGGAAGTTGAAATACAGTAGTAAAAAGATGATGACGAGCGTGGTGGGAATCACTAAGCTCATAGTAGCCTTGGCGCGCAGCATGTACTCGTACTGCCCGCTCCAAATAATGCTGTAGCCCGCTGGCATCACGACCTGTTTGGCCACGGCTGCCTGCGCTTCCTTGACGTAGCTGCCGATGTCGCGCCCCACGACATCGACGTACACCCACGCGGTGGGCTGCGCGCCTTCGGTGCGCACCACCATGGGGCCAGCCACGGCCTTGATGGTCGCGAGTTGCCCGAGCGGCACTTGGGTGACGCCGTTGATGGGTGCGCGGCCAGCCATGGCCATGCCACCGGACGGACTCGCCCCTGCTCCACTGCTACTCACGCCCACCGGCACGAGCACCGCTGCGAGTTTCTCGGGTGTGTCGCGCAGCTCCTGCGCATAGCGCACGCGCACGCCGTAGCGCTCGCGCCCCTCGATGGTTTGCGTGATCACCATGCCACCGATCGCGGTGGCGATCACTGTTTGTACATCGCCGACGTTGAGGCCGTAGCGCGCGGCGGCGGCGCGGTTGATATCGATGTCGAGGTAGTAGCCAGAGACCGCGCGCTCAGCGAAGGCGCTGCGCGTGCCAGGCACCTGCTGCACGACGCGTTCGATGTCGCGCCCCACGCGTTCGAGTGTCGCGAGATCCGGGCCGAACACCTTCACGCCAACGGGCGTGCGAATGCCGGTGGCGAGCATGTCATTGCGCGCCTTGATGGGCATGGTCCACGCGTTGGTCACACCCGGGAGTCGCACGGCGGAGTCCATCTGCGCCACGAGGCCATCGTAGGTCATACCGGGGCGCCACTCACTCTCGGGCTTGAGCGTGATGGTGGTCTCGAACATATCGAGGCCGGCAGGATCGGTCGCTGTTTCTGCGCGACCGGCCTTGCCCCAGACGTGGGCCACCTCGGGGAAAGACTTGAGAATGCGGTCCTGTGTTTGCAGAATCTCACGCGCACGCGCCACGCTCACACCCGGAAGCGTGGTGGGCATGTACAGAATCGTCCCTTCCTCCAAGGGCGGCATGAACTCACTGCCAATGCGCGACCACGGAATCCACGTCAGCGCGACCACGGCCAACGCCGCGCCAATCACCAACCAGCGTTGCCGCAGCACCGCAGTAATCATTGGCCGATACACGGCCACGAGAAACCGATTGATCGGATTGGCGCGCTCGCGATACAACTTGCCCCGAATGAACACGCCCATCGCCACCGGCACCAACGTGACCGAGAGTAAACTGGCGGCGGCCATCGAGAACGTTTTGGTAAAGGCGAGGGGCTTGAAGAGCCTTCCCTCCTGCCCTTCGAGCGTGAACACCGGCAGAAACGCGACGGTAATGATCATCAGCGAGAAGAACAGCGCGGGCCCCACTTCCTGCGCGGCGCGAATCACCACGCGCCATCGCTCCGCCGAGGAGAGCACCGCCGTATCCATCCGCGCAGGGTCAACCAGCGGCGAGCCGCTGGGGTTGAGTCGTTCCTTTTCGACAATGGCCCGCTCGAGGTGCTTGTGCATATTCTCGATCATCACGATGGCCGCATCGATCATAGCGCCGATGGCAATCGCAATACCGCCGAGTGACATGATATCGGCGCCCACCGGCACGAAGCGCATCGCGACGAATGCCATAAGAATGCCGACCGGCAGTGTGAGAATGGCCACCAACGCCGAGCTCGCGTGCAGTAAGAACACGATGCACACGATCGCCACGATGATGCTCTCTTCCACCAGTTTGTCGCGGAGCGTGGCAATCGCCCGCTCGATCAAGCCGCTGCGATCATACACGGGCCGCAGCACCACACCAGCCGGGAGCCCCGGCTGAATCTCGGCTAGGCGCGCTTTGACGTTGGCGATGGTTGTGAGCGCGTTCTGCCCGAACCGCATCACCACAATGCCACCCACGGCATCGCCGCGACCGTCATACTCGGCCACGCCGCGGCGCACGGCGGGCCCAACGTACACGCGACCCAACTCGGCGACACGCACCGGCGTGCCAGACGCCGTCGCGCCCACGACGATGTTTTCAATGTCCGCCAGCGAGCGGATGTAGCCGAGCCCGCGCACCATGTACTCGCGTTCAGACAATTCCATCACCATACCACCCACGTCCGCATTGGCGGCTTGAATGGCAGACATCACGCGCGTGATGGGAATACGATACGCCTGCAGCTTGGCGGGATCGACATCGACCTGATATTGCTTTTCGTAGCCGCCAATGCTCGCCACCTCAGCAACGCCGGGCACCGACACCAGCGCATGGTGCACATACCAGTCCTGCACGCCGCGCAACTCGGCGAGAGACATGCGGCCCGTGGTGTCTTCAATGGCATACTGGTACACCCACCCAAGCCCCGTGGCATCGGGACCCAGGGTTGGGACAACAGACTTCGGCAACTCTCCGCCGATGCCGTTGAGATATTCGAGCACGCGACTGCGCGCCCAATAGAGATCGGTGCCGTCCTCAAAGATCACGTAGACAAACGAGATGCCGAAAAACGAATAGCCGCGCACCGCCCGCGCCCCCGGCACCTTGAGCATGCCGGCGGCAATCGGATACGTGACCTGATCTTCCACAATGCGCGGGGCCTGCTCGCTGTACTCGGCCTGCACAATCACTTGCACGTCGCTGAGATCAGGAAGTGCCTCAAGCGGGGTGCGTTTGAGTGCCCAGACACCGGCCGCGATCGCGCCGAGGGTAAAGAGCAGAACGATGAGCTTCTCGCCGACCGCCCATGCAATGATGCGTTTGAGCATGGGAGCCTCAGGGCTTCTTCGGAGAGTGATTCATACCGGGCATGTTGGCCATAGGGTCTGGCTTTTTCGCGCTGTGGTCCATGCCCGGCATATTCGCCATTGGGTCTGGTTTCTTTGCGCCGTGATCCATGCCCGGCATATTCGCCATTGGGTCTGACGTTGCGGCGCCAGTTGCTCCGGCCGGCGGAGCCTGTGAACCCGAGGCGGGCTTGGGCGCACCCATATCCATTCCGGGCATGTTCGCCATCGCGCCGAGGGCGGAACCGAGATTCGATTCGGCATCGACGAGGAAGGTGGCGGATGCGACCAGCGATTCCCCCGCCACCACGCCGCGCAGGATTTCGACGCGATCCTCGGTGGTTTCTCCCAATGTGACTTCGCGCGGCGTGAGCATACCATCGGCGCTTTTCACAAAGACGAGCACGCGGGTGCCAGTTACAAGTACAGCGGAACGTGGCACGCTCAGCACGTCGCGTCGGGCATCGCCGCGCAGAATGATGGTGGCGTACATCCCTGGCTTAAGCGCACCGTCGGCATTGGGGAGTTCGACGCGCACTTTGGTGGTGCGCGTTTCCGCCGCGACCGTTGGCGCTACGAAGGTGACGCGCCCCTCGCGACGTTTGTCTGGCGCAAACTCGAACTCCGCCGTCACCGACTGGCCAACGCGAACTGCGGCGAGATCACGTTCAAAGAGCTCACACTCTAGCCACACGGTGCGCAGATCGGCCACCTGATACACCGCCTCACCAGCCATGATGCGTTGCCCGGCAAGCACGTTCTTTTGCATCACCACGCCTCGCAGCGGCGATCGCAGTGTCAGCGTCTTTTGCACTTCGCCCGTGCGTTCGATGCGTGCCACGTCGGCGTCCGGGACATCCCAGTACTGCAAGCGACGGCGCGCGCTCGCCACCAGCGCGCTCGCGTTGCGCACAGCGTCCGCGTCGCCACTGGCGACATCGGCGAGCAGTTTGCGCGCGAGGAGCAGTTCCTCTTGGGCCGTGACGAGCATCGGCGAATAGAGGCGGAGCACGGGATCGTTTTCTTCCACCGGCTGCCCCGTGTACGACACAAACAGTTGTTCGACGTACCCGTCCACCTTGGCGGCGACACTCTTCATGCGGGTTTCGTCATAGGTCACCACGCCCACGGCCCGAATTTCCGGGCGCAGTGCGGTGCGTTCGACCACGGCGTAGGTGACGCCAATGCGTTTGGCCGCATCGGCGGTCAGCATCACGGGGTTGCCCACCGAGTTCGTCGCGTCAGTGGCGACGGGCACCGGCACAGGCGGCACGCTGGCCGCGCGCGTGAACCACCACGCCCCTGCCACGCCTCCACCGACGATCACCGTAAAGAGCCCCCAGCGGAGCGCCGTATTGCGGCCGGCGGCGGACGCGGAATCAAAGGGCGAGCGCTCGGCGCGCGTCGGAGAAGTTTCGTGATCAATCATTGCAGTGGTTCTCCTGCCGGACGTGCCGGCTGGGCGGAATGCGCGTCCACCAGCGGGCGTCCGGTCAGCATTTCGAGTTCGGCCCACGCTTTGCCTTCGTCGGCTTCGAGCGTGAAGAGTTCTTGGCGATACCGATTGAGCGTCATCTGTGCGTCGAGCAAGGTCATGAAGTTCACGCCGCCAACGCGGTACGCGCTCAGCGACGACGCCACAGTGGCCGATGCCTGAGGCACCACGGAGGTGCGATAGAGATCGGCGAGTCGGCGCGCCCGCACGAGACTGGCGTGCGCTTCGGCCACGGCGCCACGCGTGTCGGCCCGCATGATGGCGAGCTCCGCCGCGGCCATGGCGCGCATCGCGCCCGTTTCCTCACGCACCTGTCGTTGGCGCGTGCCAGCTGCGATCGGAATCGCTGCCCCGACCATCAGGCTGCCCATGCGCTGCGGACCCATGGGACCTCCCTGCGTGGCCAACTGCATCCCCAGTTGGAGGTCGGGCCAAATCTCGCGCTCGGCGAGTCGCGCCGAGGCATCGGCGGCGCCGACGTCTTGCGCGCCCGCACGCAGCATGGGGCGGAACTGTTCCGCGAGCCGCTGGAGCGAGTCGAGCGTGGGGAGCACGGCGGGAAAGCGTGGCAACAGCGCCACGCCGACGGGTGCGTCGGTGGGAGCGGCAATGAGTGCGCTCAGCCGGGCGGCCATCGTCGTTCGCATGGTCTCCATGCGAATGAGATCTTCCTGCATGCGCGCCAGTTCTACATTGGCGCGTAGCACGTCTGCCTGCCGTCCCTCGCCTACCTCATACATCTTCCCCGCGAGATCGCCGATGTCCTGCAGCAAGCGCTTGGTATCGCGGGCGACGCCGAGCGTGCCGTCGGTGGCGTAGATGTCGTAAAAAAGCATCGTACCACGCGCACGTAGTTCGGCGGAGGCGTCGAGGACACGGGTGTCGGTCGCGTCGGCGCGCGCCGTTTCGGCGAGTCCCGCAAGACGGAGTTTCCCGGCGACCGGCACCATCTGCATCACTTGGATTTGCGTCATACCGAGCAGATCCATGGGCCGCAGATTGGGGAGTTCACGGTTCATGAGCCCGAGTTGCAGTTGGGGATCGGGCGCGCGGGTGGCGGCTGGAATCCGTGCCCGTGCGGCACGCGCCGTAGCGCGTGCGGCTTCGATTCTCGGATTGCCGCGTTCGATGGCCTCGAGCAGCGAGCCAAGGCGCAGCGTGTCGCGCACGGCCGATGGCGGCATCGGCGACTGCGCCGCACTTGGCGACACGACGGCGAGAATGGCGAGCGTGAGTGACGCAATCGACCGCGACCACGATCGCAATGCGTCATACGTGATGACGAAATGCACGAGCTTCCTCCACCCCTGATGGCTGTGGCATCCGACGAGTGCGGATGCGGCTCGAACGCGGACGCGCCGAGCGGCGCAGCCCGAGGGCTGCGCGAGCAATCAGGTCAGGCTCGAGGCGGTGGGTCGGCCGGGGCGAGCGAGAGCGCGAGCGGAGCGCTCGGCGTCATCGACGCGACGAGCGTGTGTGTTGCCACACTCACGAACACCAGGTGGGGTGGCGTGACGGCGAGCGACACGCAGCCGCTCCCCACGCCGCAGCAGTCCGCGGGCGACTGATGGTTGCATCCAACGGGTGCTTGGGGCGCCGTGTCCTGGGAGGGCGCTGGCGCGGCATGATGATGCGCGCCAGTCGGCATCGACGCGGTGGTCGGAGCCGGTACACTGCGATTTTCGCACCGCACCCACGCAAAAGCCGTTGCCTGCCTCGCCATAACGGCCAGCACGAGCAAGCCCACCACACGGCGAAGCGCGTGGCGAGGGAGCAGGCGTTGGATGCGGCGGGCGAGCCAATACATGTTGAGAACGGCTCCGGTAGATGATGCACGGTAGCCGGAGGGGGGGGGGCTTTACAAGGGTGGCTGGGGCGCGGGCGTGTAGGCGAAAGCCTGACAGTTGGTTAAACGGAAAACGGAAAACGGTGGACGGTTTATCGTTTTCCGTTTT
This portion of the Gemmatimonadota bacterium genome encodes:
- a CDS encoding CusA/CzcA family heavy metal efflux RND transporter, which codes for MLKRIIAWAVGEKLIVLLFTLGAIAAGVWALKRTPLEALPDLSDVQVIVQAEYSEQAPRIVEDQVTYPIAAGMLKVPGARAVRGYSFFGISFVYVIFEDGTDLYWARSRVLEYLNGIGGELPKSVVPTLGPDATGLGWVYQYAIEDTTGRMSLAELRGVQDWYVHHALVSVPGVAEVASIGGYEKQYQVDVDPAKLQAYRIPITRVMSAIQAANADVGGMVMELSEREYMVRGLGYIRSLADIENIVVGATASGTPVRVAELGRVYVGPAVRRGVAEYDGRGDAVGGIVVMRFGQNALTTIANVKARLAEIQPGLPAGVVLRPVYDRSGLIERAIATLRDKLVEESIIVAIVCIVFLLHASSALVAILTLPVGILMAFVAMRFVPVGADIMSLGGIAIAIGAMIDAAIVMIENMHKHLERAIVEKERLNPSGSPLVDPARMDTAVLSSAERWRVVIRAAQEVGPALFFSLMIITVAFLPVFTLEGQEGRLFKPLAFTKTFSMAAASLLSVTLVPVAMGVFIRGKLYRERANPINRFLVAVYRPMITAVLRQRWLVIGAALAVVALTWIPWSRIGSEFMPPLEEGTILYMPTTLPGVSVARAREILQTQDRILKSFPEVAHVWGKAGRAETATDPAGLDMFETTITLKPESEWRPGMTYDGLVAQMDSAVRLPGVTNAWTMPIKARNDMLATGIRTPVGVKVFGPDLATLERVGRDIERVVQQVPGTRSAFAERAVSGYYLDIDINRAAAARYGLNVGDVQTVIATAIGGMVITQTIEGRERYGVRVRYAQELRDTPEKLAAVLVPVGVSSSGAGASPSGGMAMAGRAPINGVTQVPLGQLATIKAVAGPMVVRTEGAQPTAWVYVDVVGRDIGSYVKEAQAAVAKQVVMPAGYSIIWSGQYEYMLRAKATMSLVIPTTLVIIFLLLYFNFRRVGETVIVMLSLPFAIVGGLWYVWALGYNWSVAIAIGFIALAGVAAETGVVMLLYLDHAWHARVSTGRPLTLRDLYDAVMEGAVDRVRPKMMTVTAIMAGLLPIMWSTGTGASVMKRIAAPMIGGMVSSTILTLLVIPAIYSLWKERQLR
- a CDS encoding efflux RND transporter periplasmic adaptor subunit, with the translated sequence MIDHETSPTRAERSPFDSASAAGRNTALRWGLFTVIVGGGVAGAWWFTRAASVPPVPVPVATDATNSVGNPVMLTADAAKRIGVTYAVVERTALRPEIRAVGVVTYDETRMKSVAAKVDGYVEQLFVSYTGQPVEENDPVLRLYSPMLVTAQEELLLARKLLADVASGDADAVRNASALVASARRRLQYWDVPDADVARIERTGEVQKTLTLRSPLRGVVMQKNVLAGQRIMAGEAVYQVADLRTVWLECELFERDLAAVRVGQSVTAEFEFAPDKRREGRVTFVAPTVAAETRTTKVRVELPNADGALKPGMYATIILRGDARRDVLSVPRSAVLVTGTRVLVFVKSADGMLTPREVTLGETTEDRVEILRGVVAGESLVASATFLVDAESNLGSALGAMANMPGMDMGAPKPASGSQAPPAGATGAATSDPMANMPGMDHGAKKPDPMANMPGMDHSAKKPDPMANMPGMNHSPKKP
- a CDS encoding TolC family protein yields the protein MHFVITYDALRSWSRSIASLTLAILAVVSPSAAQSPMPPSAVRDTLRLGSLLEAIERGNPRIEAARATARAARARIPAATRAPDPQLQLGLMNRELPNLRPMDLLGMTQIQVMQMVPVAGKLRLAGLAETARADATDTRVLDASAELRARGTMLFYDIYATDGTLGVARDTKRLLQDIGDLAGKMYEVGEGRQADVLRANVELARMQEDLIRMETMRTTMAARLSALIAAPTDAPVGVALLPRFPAVLPTLDSLQRLAEQFRPMLRAGAQDVGAADASARLAEREIWPDLQLGMQLATQGGPMGPQRMGSLMVGAAIPIAAGTRQRQVREETGAMRAMAAAELAIMRADTRGAVAEAHASLVRARRLADLYRTSVVPQASATVASSLSAYRVGGVNFMTLLDAQMTLNRYRQELFTLEADEGKAWAELEMLTGRPLVDAHSAQPARPAGEPLQ